A section of the Streptomyces sp. V3I8 genome encodes:
- a CDS encoding glycogen debranching N-terminal domain-containing protein, whose amino-acid sequence MDLPAAHTTLICVALPGLAISTEQGQLTGHGLEGFYRSGRRVLSRCRLRVAGREPLAVQARMIAADQARFVATLSLFTDGGPDPDVLVERVRYADGTERITLRNAARRPLRLPVEVALGTDLAELGAVAAGRAGPDLPASVHDSGMRWSSGPVHSVVTADPPPSDALASAGLLRWEFELPPGGSRSVELRVGPAGSGPVRAVARGATSPFAPARATGDDPRIGALLRTGIGDLQALLLRDPVRPSDTHLAAGAPWRCGMAPAEALAAARMTLPLGTRLAAGTLRTLARTQLVGEGPRSGLIPGPRRQTGAHLPPSCTGQEATLLFPVVLAEARRWGLSEAETEELLPAAERCLRWLRTAVGGGVYLPDPHPGGPWRCETQAHAHRAALLGADLLDAYGRGGAAELREWAGEMRTAFREDFWIEDRGGGRPAAARLPGERVVPYLGAGSVHLLDTGLLGAGAPAPGLLDGVRTEQLARLLGGPAMDSGWGLRSLGVKEVGYNPFGHRSGAVRVHETALAVAGLAAAGYEKEAGSLLRGVLSAAEAFGHRLPEMYAGEQRAEGGAPVPHPMACRPAATAAAAGVLLLTTLAGIRPDAPARTVTLRPVRGAPLGEIELTGLRVAGAAFSVRVSRLGLAMVEEAADGLQLGA is encoded by the coding sequence ATGGATCTGCCGGCCGCGCACACCACGCTGATCTGTGTCGCCCTGCCGGGACTGGCGATCTCGACGGAACAAGGACAGCTGACCGGTCACGGGCTCGAGGGCTTCTACCGATCCGGCCGACGTGTGCTCTCCCGGTGCCGGCTGCGGGTGGCCGGCCGGGAGCCGCTCGCCGTGCAGGCGCGGATGATCGCGGCCGACCAGGCCCGGTTCGTCGCGACCCTCAGCCTGTTCACCGACGGCGGACCCGACCCGGACGTCCTGGTCGAACGGGTGCGGTACGCGGACGGCACGGAGCGGATCACCCTGCGCAACGCGGCCCGCCGACCACTGCGCCTGCCCGTCGAGGTGGCGCTCGGCACGGATCTGGCCGAACTGGGAGCGGTCGCCGCGGGAAGAGCCGGACCCGACCTGCCGGCCAGTGTCCATGACTCCGGCATGCGATGGTCGTCGGGCCCGGTGCACTCCGTCGTCACGGCCGACCCGCCGCCCTCGGACGCGCTGGCCTCCGCGGGACTGCTCCGCTGGGAGTTCGAACTGCCGCCCGGCGGCAGCCGGAGTGTGGAACTGCGGGTGGGACCGGCAGGGTCGGGGCCCGTCCGGGCCGTCGCGCGCGGCGCCACGAGCCCGTTCGCTCCGGCACGGGCCACCGGTGACGACCCGCGGATCGGGGCGCTCCTGCGCACCGGCATCGGGGACCTTCAGGCCCTCCTCCTGCGTGACCCCGTGCGGCCGTCCGACACGCACCTGGCGGCCGGGGCTCCCTGGCGTTGTGGCATGGCACCGGCCGAGGCCCTCGCGGCGGCGCGTATGACCCTGCCGCTGGGCACGCGCCTTGCCGCGGGCACCCTGCGGACCCTCGCCCGCACCCAGCTCGTGGGCGAGGGGCCACGGTCCGGCCTGATCCCAGGCCCGCGACGGCAGACCGGTGCCCACCTCCCACCGAGCTGCACGGGGCAGGAGGCGACCCTGCTCTTTCCCGTGGTCCTGGCGGAGGCCCGCCGCTGGGGCCTCTCCGAGGCGGAGACGGAGGAGCTGCTGCCCGCGGCGGAACGGTGCCTCCGGTGGCTGCGCACCGCTGTCGGCGGCGGCGTGTATCTGCCGGACCCGCATCCGGGCGGGCCCTGGCGCTGTGAGACCCAGGCGCACGCTCACCGGGCCGCCCTGCTGGGCGCGGACCTCCTCGACGCGTACGGCAGAGGAGGCGCCGCCGAGTTGCGGGAATGGGCGGGGGAGATGAGGACCGCGTTCCGGGAGGACTTCTGGATCGAGGACAGAGGAGGTGGCAGACCGGCCGCGGCCCGTCTGCCGGGGGAGCGGGTCGTGCCGTATCTCGGCGCCGGCAGCGTCCACCTGCTCGACACCGGGCTGCTCGGCGCGGGCGCCCCGGCCCCGGGCCTGCTCGACGGAGTGCGTACGGAGCAGCTCGCGCGCCTGCTCGGTGGACCCGCCATGGACTCGGGATGGGGGCTGCGCAGCCTCGGGGTCAAGGAGGTGGGCTACAACCCGTTCGGGCATCGCAGCGGTGCCGTGCGCGTCCACGAGACGGCTCTCGCCGTGGCGGGGCTGGCCGCCGCGGGCTATGAGAAGGAGGCCGGTTCGCTGCTGCGGGGCGTGCTGTCGGCCGCCGAGGCCTTCGGCCACCGGTTGCCCGAGATGTACGCGGGGGAACAGCGCGCCGAGGGCGGCGCCCCGGTGCCGCACCCGATGGCCTGCAGACCGGCGGCGACGGCCGCGGCCGCCGGTGTCCTCCTGCTCACCACCCTCGCCGGAATCCGCCCCGACGCCCCCGCCCGCACGGTGACACTGCGCCCGGTCAGGGGGGCGCCGCTGGGAGAGATCGAGCTGACCGGGCTGCGCGTCGCGGGAGCCGCCTTCTCCGTACGCGTCAGCAGGCTCGGCCTCGCCATGGTGGAGGAGGCGGCCGACGGACTGCAGCTGGGAGCCTGA
- a CDS encoding RNA polymerase sigma factor: MFVSASTSRTLPPEIAESVSVMALIERGKAEGQIAGDDVRRAFEADQIPATQWKNVLRSLNQILEEEGVTLMVSAAEPKRTRKSVAAKSPAKRTATKTVAAKTATAKKATATATPMMPATDVPDEDASAGKPVAKKAAAKKAVAKKAVAKKAVAKKTAGKKDDAELVDDDAAEETPGAAKAAGDEPTEDGAQGFVLSDEDEDDAPAQQVAAAGATADPVKDYLKQIGKVPLLNAEQEVELAKRIEAGLFAEDKLANADKLAPKLKRELEIIAEDGRRAKNHLLEANLRLVVSLAKRYTGRGMLFLDLIQEGNLGLIRAVEKFDYTKGYKFSTYATWWIRQAITRAMADQARTIRIPVHMVEVINKLARVQRQMLQDLGREPTPEELAKELDMTPEKVIEVQKYGREPISLHTPLGEDGDSEFGDLIEDSEAVVPADAVSFTLLQEQLHSVLDTLSEREAGVVSMRFGLTDGQPKTLDEIGKVYGVTRERIRQIESKTMSKLRHPSRSQVLRDYLD; the protein is encoded by the coding sequence TTGTTCGTGTCGGCCAGCACATCCCGTACGCTCCCGCCGGAGATCGCCGAGTCCGTCTCTGTCATGGCGCTCATTGAGCGGGGAAAGGCTGAGGGGCAGATCGCCGGCGATGACGTGCGTCGGGCCTTCGAAGCTGACCAGATTCCGGCCACTCAGTGGAAGAACGTACTGCGCAGCCTCAACCAGATCCTCGAGGAAGAGGGTGTGACGCTGATGGTCAGTGCCGCGGAGCCCAAGCGCACCCGGAAGAGCGTCGCAGCGAAGAGTCCGGCCAAGCGCACCGCCACCAAGACCGTGGCGGCGAAGACGGCGACGGCCAAGAAGGCCACCGCCACCGCCACGCCGATGATGCCCGCCACCGACGTTCCCGACGAGGACGCGTCCGCCGGGAAGCCCGTCGCCAAGAAGGCGGCAGCCAAGAAGGCCGTCGCGAAGAAGGCTGTCGCCAAGAAGGCGGTGGCCAAGAAGACCGCGGGCAAGAAGGACGACGCCGAGCTGGTCGACGACGATGCCGCCGAGGAGACCCCGGGCGCGGCCAAGGCGGCCGGCGACGAGCCCACCGAGGACGGCGCGCAGGGCTTCGTCCTGTCCGACGAGGACGAGGACGACGCGCCCGCGCAGCAGGTCGCCGCGGCCGGTGCCACCGCCGACCCCGTCAAGGACTACCTCAAGCAGATCGGCAAGGTCCCGCTGCTCAACGCCGAGCAGGAGGTCGAGCTCGCCAAGCGCATCGAGGCCGGTCTGTTCGCCGAGGACAAGCTGGCCAACGCCGACAAGCTGGCGCCGAAGCTCAAGCGCGAGCTGGAGATCATCGCCGAGGACGGCCGCCGCGCCAAGAACCACCTCCTGGAGGCCAACCTCCGTCTGGTAGTCTCCCTGGCCAAGCGGTACACCGGCCGCGGCATGCTCTTCCTGGACCTCATCCAGGAGGGCAACCTCGGTCTGATCCGCGCGGTGGAAAAGTTCGACTACACCAAGGGCTACAAGTTCTCGACGTACGCCACGTGGTGGATCCGTCAGGCGATCACCCGCGCCATGGCCGACCAGGCCCGCACCATCCGTATCCCGGTGCACATGGTCGAGGTCATCAACAAGCTCGCGCGCGTGCAGCGCCAGATGCTCCAGGACCTGGGCCGCGAGCCCACCCCGGAGGAGCTGGCGAAGGAACTCGACATGACCCCCGAGAAGGTCATCGAGGTCCAGAAGTACGGTCGTGAGCCGATCTCCCTCCACACCCCCCTGGGTGAGGACGGCGACAGCGAGTTCGGTGACCTCATCGAGGACTCCGAGGCGGTCGTCCCGGCCGACGCGGTCAGCTTCACGCTCCTCCAGGAGCAGCTGCACTCGGTCCTGGACACCCTCTCCGAGCGCGAGGCGGGCGTCGTCTCGATGCGTTTCGGTCTCACCGACGGCCAGCCGAAGACTCTCGACGAGATCGGCAAGGTGTACGGCGTGACGCGTGAGCGGATCCGTCAGATCGAGTCCAAGACGATGTCGAAGCTGCGTCACCCCTCGCGTTCGCAGGTCCTGCGCGACTACCTCGACTAG
- a CDS encoding type IIA DNA topoisomerase subunit B, with the protein MTAETSVPSTALLTGADRDGSNYTARHLLVLEGLEAVRKRPGMYIGSTDSRGLMHCLWEIIDNSVDEALGGYCDHIDVTLHDDGSVEVRDNGRGIPVDVEPKTGLSGVEVVMTKLHAGGKFGGGSYAASGGLHGVGASVVNALSARLDVEVDRGGNTHAVSFRRGTPGAFKGNGADAAFDAASGLRKLKRVPKNRTGTRVRYWADRQIFLKDAKLSLDNLHQRARQTAFLVPGLTIVVRDEYGLGEGGSKGEESFRFDGGISEFCEYLASDKPVCDVLRFSGQGSFKETVPVLDDHGQMTPTEVTRELGVDVAMRWGTGYDTNLKSFVNIIATPKGGTHVAGYEQAVAKTINEVLRTKKMLRVAEDDVVKDDALEGLTAVVTVRLAEPQFEGQTKEVLGTSAARRIVTNVVSKELKAFLTSAKRDQAAQARVVLEKAVAAARTRIAARQHKDAQRRKTALESSSLPAKLADCRSDDVERSELFIVEGDSALGTAKLARNSEFQALLPIRGKILNVQKSSVSDMLKNAECGAIIQVIGAGSGRTFDLDAARYGKIILLVDADVDGAHIRCLLLTLFQRYMRPMVEAGRVFAAVPPLHRIELSQPKKGQDKYIYTYSDRELRETMLELQRKNVRYKDSIQRYKGLGEMDADQLAETTMDPRHRTLRRINISDLEASEQVFDLLMGNDVAPRKEFISSSAATLDRSRIDA; encoded by the coding sequence GTGACCGCCGAGACGTCCGTGCCGTCCACAGCCCTGCTGACCGGAGCAGACCGGGACGGTTCCAACTACACCGCGCGGCACCTGCTCGTCCTCGAAGGCCTCGAGGCCGTGCGGAAGCGCCCGGGCATGTACATCGGATCGACCGACAGCCGCGGTCTGATGCACTGCCTCTGGGAGATCATCGACAACTCCGTGGACGAAGCCCTCGGAGGCTACTGCGACCACATCGACGTGACCCTGCACGACGACGGCTCGGTCGAGGTGCGGGACAACGGCCGGGGCATCCCGGTCGATGTCGAGCCCAAAACCGGCCTCTCGGGCGTCGAGGTCGTGATGACCAAGCTGCATGCCGGAGGCAAGTTCGGCGGCGGCTCGTACGCGGCGTCCGGCGGTCTGCACGGCGTGGGCGCCTCCGTGGTGAACGCACTCTCGGCCCGTCTGGACGTGGAGGTGGACCGTGGAGGCAACACCCACGCGGTGAGCTTCCGCCGCGGTACGCCCGGCGCCTTCAAGGGCAACGGTGCCGACGCCGCGTTCGACGCCGCGTCCGGGCTGCGCAAGCTCAAGAGGGTTCCCAAGAACCGCACCGGCACGCGGGTGCGCTACTGGGCCGACCGCCAGATCTTCCTCAAGGACGCCAAGCTCTCCCTGGACAACCTGCACCAGCGCGCCCGGCAGACCGCCTTCCTGGTGCCCGGCCTGACCATCGTCGTCCGCGACGAGTACGGGCTCGGCGAGGGCGGCAGCAAGGGCGAGGAGTCCTTCCGCTTCGACGGCGGCATCAGTGAGTTCTGCGAGTACCTGGCCTCGGACAAGCCCGTCTGCGACGTGCTCCGCTTCTCCGGCCAGGGCAGCTTCAAGGAGACGGTTCCGGTCCTCGACGACCACGGCCAGATGACCCCGACCGAGGTCACCCGGGAACTGGGCGTCGACGTCGCGATGCGCTGGGGCACCGGCTACGACACGAACCTCAAGTCGTTCGTGAACATCATCGCCACGCCCAAGGGCGGAACCCACGTCGCGGGCTACGAGCAGGCGGTCGCCAAGACGATCAACGAAGTGCTGCGCACCAAGAAGATGCTGCGTGTCGCCGAGGACGACGTCGTCAAGGACGACGCCCTGGAGGGCCTCACGGCCGTCGTCACCGTACGGCTCGCGGAGCCGCAGTTCGAAGGGCAGACGAAGGAGGTTCTCGGTACCTCCGCGGCCCGTCGCATCGTGACGAACGTGGTCTCCAAGGAACTCAAGGCGTTCCTGACCTCCGCCAAGCGGGACCAGGCCGCACAGGCCCGCGTCGTCCTGGAGAAGGCGGTCGCCGCCGCCCGTACGCGGATCGCGGCCCGCCAGCACAAGGACGCGCAGCGCCGTAAGACCGCCCTGGAGTCCTCCTCGCTGCCGGCCAAGCTCGCCGACTGCCGCAGTGACGACGTGGAGCGCAGCGAGCTGTTCATCGTCGAGGGCGACTCGGCGCTCGGCACCGCCAAGCTCGCCCGGAACTCCGAGTTCCAGGCCCTGCTGCCGATCCGCGGAAAGATCCTCAACGTTCAGAAGTCATCCGTGTCGGACATGCTGAAGAACGCCGAGTGCGGTGCGATCATCCAGGTCATAGGAGCGGGGTCGGGGCGTACGTTCGACCTCGACGCCGCCCGCTACGGCAAGATCATCCTGCTCGTCGACGCCGATGTCGACGGCGCGCACATCCGCTGCCTGCTCCTGACGCTCTTCCAGCGCTACATGCGGCCCATGGTCGAGGCCGGCCGGGTGTTCGCGGCGGTGCCGCCGCTGCACCGGATCGAACTCAGCCAGCCGAAGAAGGGCCAGGACAAGTACATCTACACGTACTCGGACCGTGAGCTCCGGGAGACCATGCTCGAGCTCCAGCGCAAGAACGTGCGGTACAAGGACTCGATCCAGCGCTACAAGGGTCTCGGCGAGATGGACGCGGACCAGCTGGCGGAGACGACGATGGACCCGCGCCACCGCACCCTGCGCCGGATCAACATCTCCGACCTCGAAGCCTCGGAGCAGGTGTTCGACCTGCTGATGGGCAACGACGTCGCTCCGCGCAAGGAGTTCATCTCCAGCTCCGCGGCGACGCTGGACCGCTCGCGCATCGACGCGTAG
- a CDS encoding serine protease → MRRPFARALALAAAVAVTPLALPVPATADVVIGGYPVEISGAPWTVALSSRDRFGGTRAGQFCGGAVIGRSTVLTAAHCLGEDVLGAPPRKVRDLRVIAGRGDLEAGGGREIAVRDIWINPRHDGYTNDGDFAVLTLAEPLGAGSVIRMAGAGNAAYTPGTDAAVYGWGDMTGSGDYAGALRAARVKVLSDTVCGRAYPGSADGTYLAGSMLCAGQAQGGRDACQGDSGGPLVAQGLLIGLVSWGGGCGRAGSPGVYTRVSGAVTALEGATEDRLKGSGV, encoded by the coding sequence ATGCGTCGTCCCTTCGCCCGAGCACTGGCCCTGGCGGCCGCGGTGGCCGTGACACCGCTGGCCCTTCCCGTCCCCGCGACGGCCGATGTCGTCATCGGCGGCTACCCGGTCGAGATCTCCGGGGCCCCCTGGACGGTGGCCCTGTCCAGTCGTGACCGGTTCGGGGGTACCCGCGCGGGGCAGTTCTGCGGGGGCGCGGTGATCGGGCGGTCCACCGTGCTGACGGCCGCCCACTGCCTGGGCGAGGACGTGCTGGGCGCTCCCCCGCGCAAGGTCCGGGACCTGCGGGTCATCGCGGGACGCGGCGACCTGGAGGCGGGCGGGGGCCGGGAGATCGCCGTACGCGACATCTGGATCAACCCCCGGCACGACGGCTATACGAACGACGGCGACTTCGCCGTGCTCACCCTGGCGGAGCCGCTCGGCGCCGGTTCGGTCATCCGCATGGCCGGCGCCGGGAACGCCGCGTACACGCCTGGTACGGACGCCGCGGTCTACGGCTGGGGCGACATGACGGGGAGCGGCGACTACGCGGGCGCTCTGCGGGCGGCGCGCGTCAAGGTGCTGTCGGACACGGTCTGCGGAAGGGCCTATCCCGGCAGCGCGGACGGAACGTACCTCGCCGGCTCCATGCTGTGCGCGGGGCAGGCCCAGGGAGGCCGGGACGCCTGTCAGGGCGACAGCGGCGGGCCACTGGTCGCTCAGGGGCTGCTGATCGGCCTCGTGTCGTGGGGAGGCGGTTGCGGGCGGGCGGGGAGCCCAGGGGTCTACACGAGGGTCTCAGGGGCCGTCACGGCGCTGGAGGGGGCCACTGAGGACCGGCTTAAGGGTTCTGGGGTCTGA
- a CDS encoding FadR/GntR family transcriptional regulator, which translates to MTTLAHAMMTAARSADSGLAGPGELDRYPYAETPGADRLGASVWDATDPEMGRVGRRTGGSRGRGLHGQLVQQLGQMIVSGDLGADRPLVPEEIGQRFEVSRTVVRESLRVLEAKGLVSARPNVGTRVRPVSDWNLLDPDIIEWRAFGPQRDDQRRELSELRWTIEPLAARLAAGHGRPEVQQRLTDMVEIMGHALGQGDALTFSRADAEFHSLLIQVAGNRMLEHLSGIVSSALQVSGGPVAGCERPNESSLAHHARIADALAAGDASAAEAAMRQLLTVHPEVERVVPAPREH; encoded by the coding sequence GTGACTACCCTTGCGCACGCCATGATGACCGCAGCCCGTTCCGCAGACTCCGGCCTCGCCGGACCGGGCGAACTCGATCGCTACCCCTACGCGGAGACCCCCGGCGCGGACCGCCTCGGCGCCTCCGTGTGGGATGCCACGGACCCGGAGATGGGGCGCGTGGGCCGACGTACCGGCGGCAGTCGCGGCCGCGGCCTGCATGGACAACTGGTCCAGCAGCTGGGTCAGATGATCGTCTCCGGTGACCTCGGTGCGGACCGCCCGCTCGTGCCCGAGGAGATCGGGCAGAGGTTCGAGGTCTCCCGCACCGTCGTCCGTGAGTCACTCCGTGTGCTCGAGGCGAAGGGTCTGGTGAGTGCCCGCCCCAACGTCGGCACGCGGGTGCGGCCGGTCAGCGACTGGAACCTCCTGGACCCGGACATCATCGAGTGGCGCGCCTTCGGACCGCAGCGCGACGACCAGCGGCGCGAGCTGAGCGAGCTGCGCTGGACGATCGAACCGCTGGCCGCCCGTCTCGCCGCCGGGCACGGCCGACCCGAGGTCCAGCAGCGTCTGACCGACATGGTCGAGATCATGGGGCACGCGCTGGGGCAGGGCGACGCGCTCACCTTCTCGCGGGCGGACGCCGAGTTCCACTCCCTGCTCATCCAGGTCGCCGGCAACCGCATGCTGGAGCACCTCTCCGGGATCGTCTCGTCCGCGCTCCAGGTGTCCGGCGGCCCGGTCGCCGGCTGCGAGCGGCCGAACGAGAGCTCTCTCGCGCACCATGCCCGTATCGCGGACGCCCTCGCGGCGGGCGACGCCTCGGCGGCCGAGGCCGCCATGCGGCAACTGCTCACCGTCCACCCCGAGGTGGAGCGCGTCGTGCCCGCGCCGCGCGAGCACTGA
- a CDS encoding ATP-binding cassette domain-containing protein, which yields MIQAIGLTSNARKELPPAVDDVSFEAPAGRVTALLGAPGAGKTTALRLMLELEPGRGITYFRGRPLHRVPHPSREVGVLLGEVPGHPARTVRGQLRMLCAAAGVPASRADDVLEVVGLAGLRDERLGTLSRGMDRRLGLACALLPDPHALVLDGAADGLSAREGRWLHGVLRAHAGAGGAVLFATDDPKEAASAADRVVTLERGRVVADQEAAEFSRTRLRPRVAVRSPHAARLGALLTQEARSARHSVEVVREDGNRLCVYGSTCADIGETAYRHGILVHQLADEVGDMGPVPVPEPEKGPGEAATPSAQAAQEQGTRASSPLPPPLAVRPGVGPLRPLRYELRRAAGIGTGWTTAAVVLVASAVVSVLLARAGHTPQSRLLAAWPRDFPLPPAALGAGLLGAFAFGDEFRHPALAVDRGTVPRRLGLLAAKLVVAALTALTLAVVVVGVDAELLHLLYGRELTGVPPDWIELGASWIGLVVGCAWAGVLAAGVFRSTTAGLAAVLAVPIAVVPVVQKVLEGPSVRTAAGFSTRLRELVLVRWPFGGEHYLAAAAGVIAQPVAGALMLSLTALLCAYLLTSLRSRVR from the coding sequence GTGATCCAGGCCATCGGACTGACCAGCAATGCCCGCAAGGAGCTTCCCCCCGCCGTCGACGACGTCTCCTTCGAGGCGCCCGCCGGCCGTGTCACGGCGCTCCTGGGAGCTCCGGGCGCGGGGAAGACGACCGCGTTGAGACTCATGCTCGAACTCGAACCGGGCCGTGGAATCACCTACTTCAGGGGCCGCCCGCTCCATCGCGTCCCCCATCCCTCGCGCGAGGTGGGTGTCCTCCTGGGAGAGGTCCCCGGGCACCCGGCACGCACGGTCCGGGGCCAACTCCGCATGCTGTGCGCGGCGGCGGGCGTACCCGCGTCCCGTGCCGACGACGTCCTGGAGGTGGTGGGTCTCGCCGGGCTGCGCGACGAGCGTCTGGGCACGCTCTCGCGCGGCATGGACCGCCGCCTGGGCCTGGCCTGCGCCCTGCTGCCGGATCCGCACGCCCTGGTCCTCGACGGTGCGGCCGACGGACTCTCCGCCCGTGAAGGCCGCTGGCTGCACGGGGTTCTGCGTGCCCATGCCGGTGCGGGCGGCGCCGTGCTGTTCGCCACGGACGACCCCAAGGAGGCCGCGAGCGCAGCCGACCGGGTCGTCACGCTGGAGCGGGGCAGGGTGGTCGCCGACCAGGAGGCCGCCGAGTTCTCACGCACCCGCCTGCGACCGCGCGTCGCCGTCCGGAGCCCGCACGCCGCCCGGCTCGGTGCCCTGCTGACCCAGGAGGCCCGCTCCGCCCGGCACTCCGTGGAGGTCGTCCGGGAGGACGGCAACCGCCTTTGCGTGTACGGCAGCACCTGTGCCGACATCGGCGAGACCGCCTACCGGCACGGCATCCTCGTACACCAACTCGCGGACGAGGTGGGCGACATGGGGCCGGTACCCGTACCGGAGCCCGAGAAGGGTCCTGGCGAGGCCGCGACGCCCTCCGCGCAGGCCGCGCAGGAGCAGGGCACGCGCGCCTCGTCCCCCCTTCCGCCGCCCCTCGCGGTCCGCCCGGGTGTCGGCCCCCTGCGGCCCCTGCGCTACGAACTGCGGCGCGCGGCGGGGATCGGTACGGGCTGGACGACCGCGGCCGTCGTGCTCGTCGCCTCCGCCGTCGTCTCCGTGCTGCTGGCCAGGGCGGGCCACACGCCGCAGTCGCGGCTGCTCGCCGCGTGGCCGCGGGACTTTCCGCTGCCGCCCGCGGCGCTCGGCGCGGGACTGCTCGGTGCCTTCGCCTTCGGCGACGAGTTCCGTCACCCTGCCCTGGCGGTGGACCGCGGTACCGTCCCGCGCCGCCTGGGGCTGCTGGCCGCCAAGCTCGTCGTCGCCGCGCTCACCGCGCTGACGCTGGCGGTCGTCGTGGTGGGCGTGGACGCCGAACTGCTCCACCTTCTCTACGGACGGGAGCTGACCGGAGTTCCCCCGGACTGGATCGAACTGGGCGCGAGCTGGATCGGTCTGGTGGTCGGCTGCGCCTGGGCGGGCGTTCTGGCGGCGGGCGTCTTCCGGTCCACGACCGCCGGACTCGCGGCCGTCCTCGCCGTGCCGATCGCCGTCGTGCCGGTCGTGCAAAAGGTCCTGGAGGGCCCGTCGGTCCGGACGGCCGCCGGGTTCTCGACCCGGTTGCGTGAGCTCGTGCTGGTGCGGTGGCCGTTCGGGGGCGAGCACTACCTGGCCGCCGCGGCAGGCGTGATCGCCCAACCCGTCGCCGGCGCGCTGATGTTGTCACTGACGGCTCTGCTCTGCGCGTATCTGCTCACGAGTCTACGGAGCCGGGTCCGATGA
- a CDS encoding NUDIX hydrolase: MPYDPSAFAPFAVTVDLVVLTVRRHALCALAVRRGEPPFQGRWALPGGFVRPDEDLSQGAARELLEETGLCAHDPDAPAQANGAHLEQLATYGDPKRDPRMRVVSVAHLALAPDLPAPRAGGDANSARWASVEDLLHQSGYGRDGEQAAPLAFDHAQILADGVERARSKIEYSSLATAFCPPEFTVGELRRVYEAVWGVALDPRNFHRKVTGTPGFLVPTGGTTTRQGGRPAQLFRAGGATLLNPPMLRPEV; encoded by the coding sequence ATGCCCTACGACCCGTCAGCTTTCGCCCCGTTCGCCGTCACCGTCGACCTGGTCGTACTGACCGTGCGTCGTCACGCCCTCTGCGCGCTGGCGGTACGGAGGGGCGAGCCGCCCTTCCAGGGACGGTGGGCGCTGCCCGGCGGCTTCGTCAGGCCGGACGAGGACCTGTCGCAGGGAGCCGCACGGGAGCTGCTGGAGGAGACCGGGCTCTGCGCCCACGACCCCGACGCCCCCGCCCAGGCCAACGGCGCGCACCTGGAACAGCTCGCGACCTACGGCGACCCCAAGCGCGATCCGCGGATGAGGGTCGTCAGCGTCGCCCATCTCGCCCTCGCGCCCGACCTGCCGGCGCCGAGAGCGGGCGGAGACGCCAACAGCGCACGCTGGGCTTCGGTCGAGGACCTGCTCCATCAGAGTGGCTACGGGCGTGACGGGGAGCAGGCCGCGCCGCTCGCCTTCGACCACGCCCAGATCCTCGCGGACGGTGTGGAGCGCGCTCGTTCCAAGATCGAGTACTCGTCGCTGGCCACCGCCTTCTGCCCGCCCGAGTTCACGGTCGGCGAACTGCGCCGGGTGTACGAGGCGGTATGGGGTGTGGCACTCGACCCTCGCAACTTCCACCGCAAGGTGACCGGAACGCCGGGCTTCCTCGTTCCCACCGGCGGCACGACGACCAGGCAGGGCGGCCGCCCCGCCCAGCTCTTCCGCGCCGGCGGGGCCACCCTGCTCAACCCGCCGATGCTCCGCCCGGAGGTCTGA